One stretch of Zootoca vivipara chromosome 8, rZooViv1.1, whole genome shotgun sequence DNA includes these proteins:
- the LOC118090127 gene encoding N-acetyllactosaminide beta-1,6-N-acetylglucosaminyl-transferase-like produces MLSWKARCISAVLFLSGLGVLLLLDRQLPLLSKRRRQSEKSREGDFLRDHCRSLAEQDRAFIWGKHFNTSFGKSSSCKDYIASSHYLTKTLSAEEAGFPLAYTITIHKEFGTFERVFRAIYVPHNVYCIHVDKKAPDRYQQDVKKLVDCFPNAFLVSKAEVVIYTGISRLQADLNCMKDLLRSTVRWKYLLNLCGQDFPLKTNKEIVQRLKRFNGKNITPGIPLADPHTARTKYSFQVCLGSQDTEYPIRMLSNMDLKSEVPHNLTLYRGSSYVALTRPFVEFIFSDERALDLLEWSWDTFSPDEQYWATLSRIPDVPGSTPNARREGNLRAVKWINGTVGRCYGHYVREICVYATGDLKWLLAGAQLFANKVELETYPPTVECLELAVRDRALNESEIPVEPSWYL; encoded by the exons ATGCTTTCTTGGAAGGCTCGTTGCATCTCTGCAGTTCTTTTTCTGAGCGGCTTGGGAGTTCTGCTTCTTCTGGATCGCCAGCTTCCCCTTCTCTCTAAACGACGGCGGCAGTCGGAGAAGTCTCGGGAAGGCGATTTCCTCCGGGATCATTGCCGGTCTTTGGCAGAGCAGGACAGAGCGTTTATCTGGGGGAAACATTTCAACACCTCTTTCGGGAAGTCGTCTTCCTGCAAAGATTACATCGCCAGCAGTCACTACCTCACGAAAACCCTGTCTGCGGAGGAAGCCGGCTTCCCCTTAGCGTACACCATCACCATCCACAAAGAATTTGGTACCTTTGAACGAGTCTTCCGAGCCATTTACGTGCCCCACAACGTTTACTGCATCCACGTGGATAAGAAGGCACCTGACAGGTACCAGCAAGATGTGAAGAAGCTGGTCGATTGCTTTCCCAACGCCTTCCTCGTGTCCAAAGCGGAGGTGGTCATTTACACGGGGATAAGCAGGCTCCAGGCTGACCTGAACTGCATGAAGGACCTCCTGAGGTCGACGGTTCGGTGGAAGTATCTCCTCAACCTCTGCGGCCAAGACTTCCCCTTGAAAACCAACAAGGAAATTGTCCAGCGGCTGAAAAGGTTCAACGGGAAAAACATCACACCTGGCATTCCCCTTGCAGATCCTCATACTGCGAGGACCAAATATTCTTTCCAAGTATGTCTTGGAAGTCAAGACACAGAATATCCGATTCGAATGCTGAGCAACATGGATTTGAAATCAGAAGTGCCCCACAATCTGACTCTTTACCGTGGCTCTTCGTACGTGGCCCTAACAAGGCCCTTTGTGGAGTTTATTTTCTCCGATGAGCGGGCCCTCGATTTGCTAGAATGGTCCTGGGACACCTTTAGTCCAGACGAACAATACTGGGCGACACTCAGTAGAATACCAG ATGTCCCTGGCTCCACGCCAAATGCTAGACGAGAGGGCAACCTGAGAGCTGTCAAATGGATCAACGGAACTGTTGGGAGATGTTACG GTCACTATGTTAGAGAGATTTGTGTCTATGCAACTGGAGACCTCAAGTGGCTGCTGGCtggtgcccagctgtttgctaaCAAAGTTGAACTTGAAACATATCCGCCTACTGTGGAATGCCTGGAACTGGCCGTTCGGGACAGGGCACTGAATGAGAGTGAAATACCTGTGGAACCAAGTTGGTACCTTTAG
- the C8H5orf22 gene encoding UPF0489 protein C5orf22 homolog — protein MSSDGGTAGLVRAYAALPVWVVEDHHEVLPFIYRAIGSKHLPASDICFVHLDSHPDLLIPVNMPADTVFDKESLFSELSIENWIMPAVYAGHISHVMWLHPPWAQQIEEGTHHFLVGKDTSTTTIRVTCPDDYFLSDGLYVPAGQLEGEKALQLSVCLVDPSEAAGTREESRAVPPAKKLKLSEGDAANIPAASSSKDAPPLAHSCACEEAGGFENRTPVRETTDSLRGQKYGHPVPELLEDILQAIQKGSAYVLDIDLDFFSVKNPFKEMYTQEEYKILQELYSFKKPNSNLSEEDLLDCVENRVHQLEDLEAAFADLCDDDTEENLQRWASSPGMKLLVQLVRSLKNRMETPDYEMVHQAGLTCDYSELPHHISTEQEIESLMQAVERLLRNLPKPTLVTIARSSLDDYCPPEQVQLIQEKVLDILRLAYGSLEVHLEYLENSCPAGTA, from the exons ATGAGCAGCGACGGCGGGACCGCCGGACTCGTCCGTGCGTACGCGGCGCTGCCTGTCTGGGTGGTGGAGGATCACCACGAG GTTCTTCCTTTCATCTACCGAGCCATCGGCTCGAAGCATCTTCCTGCCAGTGACATCTGCTTTGTCCATTTGGATTCTCATCCAGACCTCCTTATACCGGTGAACATGCCTGCAGATACAGTGTTCGATAAAGAATCTCTGTTCAG TGAGCTAAGCATTGAAAACTGGATTATGCCTGCCGTCTATGCTGGGCACATTTCACACGTTATGTGGCTGCACCCGCCTTGGGCTCAGCAAATTGAAGAAGGCACCCATCATTTCTTAGTAGGTAAAGACACCTCCACCACTACCATAAG GGTTACTTGCCCAGACGATTACTTCCTTTCCGACGGTCTGTACGTCCCTGCCGGCCAGCTAGAGGGCGAAAAGGCTTTGCAGCTCAGCGTCTGCCTCGTGGATCCTTCGGAAGCCGCTGGCACCCGGGAGGAAAGCCGAGCTGTGCCTCCTGCTAAGAAGCTCAAGTTAAGCGAGGGCGATGCAGCAAATATCCCTGCGGCCTCTTCGTCGAAGGACGCTCCTCCCCTTGCCCACAGCTGCGCGTGCGAAGAGGCCGGTGGATTCGAAAACAGAACCCCTGTGCGGGAGACAACAGACAGCCTCCGGGGTCAAAAGTATGGCCACCCAGTGCCAGAGCTCCTTGAAGACATCCTCCAAGCGATACAGaagggctctgcttatgttctcgATATTGACTTGGATTTCTTTTCCGTCAAGAACCCTTTCAAAGAAATGTACACACAG gAGGAGTACAAGATCTTGCAAGAATTGTACAGTTTTAAGAAGCCTAACAGCAATTTGTCAGAG gAGGACTTGCTAGACTGTGTTGAGAATCGCGTCCACCAGCTGGAAGACCTCGAAGCAGCTTTTGCTGACCTGTGTGACGATGACACGGAGGAGAACCTGCAGAGATGGGCTTCGAGTCCTGG GATGAAACTTCTAGTCCAGCTTGTGCGTAGTTTGAAAAATCGAATGGAAACGCCTGATTATGAAATG GTCCACCAGGCTGGGCTCACGTGCGATTACTCCGAACTTCCTCACCACATCAGCACAGAGCAAGAAATTGAGAGTCTTATGCAGGCCGTCGAACGTCTCTTGAGGAACTTGCCGAAGCCCACTCTTGTGACGATAGCCCG ATCTAGCTTGGATGACTACTGCCCCCCAGAACAAGTTCAGCTCATCCAAGAAAAGGTCTTGGATATTCTCCGCCTGGCGTATGGCAGCCTGGAAGTTCATTTAGAGTACTTGGAAAATTCCTGTCCCGCTGGAACAGCATGA